In one window of Rhizobium sp. ACO-34A DNA:
- a CDS encoding preprotein translocase subunit SecA, with translation MDEQKRKEIAASLLKDMEATAARMRELIVAMPPHDLLGYIYAQHMMKAMADQSVAEEQRGADGSNDLINENQFLLEYVHAVLASDGAPADVTFDEGRCAELFELGRKLREQAMFFAMATSADTKEGVFGPDTADIEFRAKSTWVMLRGNRYQVLEGEFYSYVLAPHNDVLKEVYGVGAADIAEGFQAMADATRSGHADAIMEMMKQFEAAQAFAAAQDKPLEDVMEAWIAANAEQSKAAGRAMDDMFRGGIANVSRHTTLPPTLLADLAYRRGEETEFFAAGDFSGTPYRTLPARKKPLIQLGPDYYAIDPCFTRDAGYRALLYNLLQRKPDYKKAFEGRQKTMSEAAFADILAAQLPGATVFQEVYYKDPASKQWSENDTLILVDDVLFLVEAKAGAAATIASPALDFGRHAQSVQDLVFKAYKQCERFFNYLNSADEVPLYHLADGKYEECGRVRRSDYRVMVPIGLTVESFSPFSTYCKELPQVEPLLGRHAFVSLSIDDLFVLKRLLPTPGEFVHYMEVRQAVAGMRRAHLFDEFDHLGAYLKKNRFDQDIAEQLKGGKVNMLIWDGMSDIVDRSFEGEDWESRPFPTQDFPEEVLKLLGALDATRARGWLSAESHIRDFGEEGRSNLAKMLSDLRQTLNQHPARYFILAGDGEPLFVWLQQHDHQIDWTRVNDKASAAALAVKASNVIGVIAEVSAGGTYHRAQFFAVHVPTERTEENAHIYEDAARMAQPARAVNLNQPKHVIPPARAKRPGRNDPCPCGSGVKYKKCHGR, from the coding sequence ATGGACGAGCAAAAGCGAAAGGAGATCGCTGCTTCCTTGTTGAAAGACATGGAGGCCACAGCAGCTCGGATGCGCGAGCTTATCGTCGCGATGCCTCCACATGATCTGCTCGGCTACATCTACGCGCAGCACATGATGAAGGCGATGGCAGACCAAAGCGTCGCCGAGGAGCAACGGGGAGCGGACGGCTCGAATGACCTGATCAACGAAAACCAGTTCCTGCTGGAGTACGTACATGCGGTGCTCGCGTCAGATGGCGCCCCTGCGGACGTGACATTCGACGAAGGTCGATGCGCCGAGCTGTTTGAACTTGGCCGTAAACTGCGAGAGCAGGCCATGTTTTTCGCCATGGCCACGTCCGCCGATACCAAAGAAGGCGTCTTTGGTCCCGACACGGCCGACATTGAATTCCGCGCGAAATCGACCTGGGTCATGCTACGCGGGAACCGCTACCAAGTCTTGGAAGGTGAGTTCTACAGCTACGTCTTGGCACCTCACAATGATGTCCTGAAAGAAGTTTACGGTGTCGGTGCCGCCGATATCGCGGAAGGCTTCCAGGCCATGGCCGACGCCACCCGTTCTGGGCATGCCGACGCTATCATGGAGATGATGAAGCAGTTTGAGGCGGCACAGGCCTTCGCTGCGGCACAAGACAAGCCTCTGGAAGACGTCATGGAGGCATGGATTGCGGCCAATGCAGAACAGTCAAAAGCCGCCGGGCGGGCGATGGATGACATGTTTCGGGGCGGCATTGCCAACGTGAGTCGACACACTACGCTGCCGCCGACACTGTTGGCGGACTTGGCGTACCGGCGCGGAGAAGAAACCGAATTTTTCGCAGCGGGCGATTTTTCGGGGACCCCCTACCGGACACTGCCTGCCAGGAAGAAGCCTCTAATTCAGCTTGGGCCGGACTACTACGCCATCGACCCGTGCTTCACCCGCGACGCGGGGTATCGTGCGCTTCTCTACAACCTTCTGCAGCGAAAGCCGGACTACAAGAAAGCTTTTGAGGGTCGGCAGAAGACGATGAGCGAAGCTGCCTTCGCCGACATTTTGGCCGCCCAGCTTCCCGGAGCAACGGTTTTTCAGGAGGTCTATTATAAAGACCCCGCCAGCAAGCAGTGGTCCGAAAACGACACCCTCATCTTGGTCGATGACGTGCTGTTCCTGGTTGAAGCCAAGGCGGGCGCGGCTGCGACTATCGCGTCGCCAGCGCTTGATTTCGGCCGCCACGCCCAGTCCGTGCAGGACTTGGTATTCAAAGCCTACAAGCAATGTGAGCGCTTTTTCAATTATCTGAATTCGGCGGATGAAGTGCCGCTCTACCACTTGGCGGACGGCAAATACGAAGAGTGCGGCCGTGTCCGCCGCTCCGACTACCGTGTGATGGTGCCGATCGGGCTGACGGTCGAGTCGTTCTCGCCATTTTCCACATACTGCAAGGAGCTGCCGCAGGTTGAGCCGTTACTTGGAAGGCATGCCTTCGTTTCGCTGTCCATCGACGACCTATTCGTGCTCAAGCGTCTTTTGCCCACACCCGGCGAGTTCGTCCATTACATGGAGGTGCGGCAGGCCGTTGCAGGGATGCGCCGGGCTCATCTCTTTGACGAGTTCGACCACCTGGGCGCGTACCTAAAGAAGAACCGTTTCGATCAGGACATTGCCGAGCAGCTAAAGGGCGGCAAGGTGAACATGCTTATCTGGGACGGCATGAGCGACATCGTCGACAGGAGTTTTGAGGGTGAAGACTGGGAAAGCCGACCGTTTCCGACGCAGGACTTCCCGGAGGAGGTGCTGAAGCTACTTGGGGCGCTCGATGCTACCCGAGCACGCGGGTGGCTTTCGGCGGAGAGCCATATCCGTGACTTTGGAGAGGAAGGCCGGAGTAATCTGGCCAAGATGCTGTCCGACCTACGCCAAACCCTGAACCAGCATCCCGCTCGCTACTTCATTTTGGCCGGGGACGGTGAGCCGCTCTTCGTTTGGCTTCAACAACACGACCACCAAATTGACTGGACCAGGGTGAATGACAAGGCCAGTGCAGCTGCGTTGGCCGTCAAGGCTTCTAACGTCATCGGCGTCATCGCAGAGGTTAGTGCCGGCGGAACCTACCATCGGGCGCAGTTTTTCGCTGTCCACGTACCGACAGAGCGAACGGAAGAAAACGCCCACATTTACGAGGACGCTGCGCGAATGGCCCAACCCGCGCGCGCGGTGAACCTCAACCAGCCAAAGCATGTCATCCCTCCTGCGAGGGCCAAAAGGCCGGGGCGGAATGATCCGTGTCCGTGCGGCAGCGGGGTAAAGTACAAGAAGTGTCATGGCCGTTAG
- a CDS encoding MerR family transcriptional regulator, which yields MKFLDIGEVAARSGMKPSALRYYEEAGLICSVSRHGLRRQFPPEVLLQLKLIAMGKSAGFSLDEIAGMFGRNGMPELPREVFREKAAEIDRQIHELTALRDTLHHVANCRAPSHMQCPSFRRLLDEAGQSVGKRNDAAKRK from the coding sequence ATGAAATTTCTGGATATCGGAGAGGTCGCTGCACGAAGCGGGATGAAGCCCTCCGCGCTGCGTTACTACGAGGAGGCGGGGCTGATTTGCTCGGTTTCCCGGCACGGGCTGCGCCGGCAGTTTCCGCCGGAAGTGCTGTTGCAACTCAAGTTGATAGCAATGGGGAAATCGGCCGGTTTCTCGCTTGATGAAATCGCCGGCATGTTCGGCCGAAACGGCATGCCGGAACTGCCGCGCGAGGTGTTTCGCGAGAAGGCCGCCGAGATCGACCGACAGATCCACGAACTGACCGCGCTGCGCGACACGCTCCACCACGTCGCCAACTGCCGCGCGCCCTCACATATGCAATGCCCAAGCTTCCGGCGATTGCTGGATGAGGCAGGTCAATCCGTTGGGAAACGCAATGACGCGGCGAAGCGAAAATGA
- a CDS encoding MFS transporter: MEQTKPRLSTNVQQSGITITLALAMLLASLGTSIANIALPMLAEAFSAPFAQVQAVVVAYLAALTVSVVVAGRLGDNHGLKPMLVFGLIVFAVASLFCAVAPNLWMLIGVRALQGIGAAFLMTLAMALMRQTASEARIGRVMGLLGTVSALGTALGPALGGLLIPITGWRGIFWAQMPLAALALILAIKTLPSDRGSGKASSASFWSVMDRSLMPNLVVNILVAAVMMTTLVVGGPFYLSLGLGLKAGHVGFVMAIGPVISIFSGVPSGRLVDAWGSSRVLIIGLILLTAGAFLLAFLPNMIGVTGYVLSIIVLTPGYQFFQSANNTAALSNVPKDRRGTVSGTLNLSRNLGLIAGASLMGTIFAFGVGTGEFNSATATAIAAGMRLTFLSAGGMMLVAIVIVFWKRNSAKTPA, encoded by the coding sequence ATGGAACAGACGAAACCGCGCTTATCGACGAATGTACAACAATCGGGAATCACGATCACGCTGGCGCTTGCGATGCTGCTGGCGTCGCTTGGCACCAGCATTGCCAATATCGCTTTGCCCATGCTGGCGGAGGCTTTTTCCGCGCCATTTGCGCAGGTGCAGGCGGTTGTCGTCGCCTATCTCGCAGCCCTGACGGTCTCGGTCGTCGTCGCCGGCCGGCTTGGCGACAATCATGGACTGAAGCCGATGCTTGTTTTCGGTCTGATCGTCTTTGCCGTTGCGTCACTGTTCTGCGCCGTGGCGCCGAACCTGTGGATGCTGATCGGCGTGCGGGCGCTGCAGGGTATCGGTGCCGCATTCCTGATGACGCTTGCCATGGCCCTGATGCGCCAGACGGCCAGCGAGGCTCGGATCGGGAGGGTAATGGGCCTGCTCGGCACGGTATCCGCGCTGGGGACGGCACTTGGTCCCGCGCTCGGCGGCCTGCTGATCCCCATCACGGGATGGCGCGGCATCTTCTGGGCGCAGATGCCTCTGGCGGCTCTTGCGCTGATACTTGCCATCAAGACGCTGCCGAGCGACAGGGGAAGCGGAAAGGCGTCGTCTGCAAGCTTCTGGTCGGTGATGGATCGGAGCCTCATGCCCAACCTCGTCGTCAACATATTGGTCGCCGCCGTCATGATGACGACGCTGGTGGTCGGCGGCCCCTTCTATCTCAGCCTCGGTCTCGGCCTTAAGGCAGGCCATGTCGGTTTCGTCATGGCGATCGGCCCGGTGATTTCCATCTTCAGCGGGGTCCCGTCCGGCCGGCTTGTCGATGCCTGGGGCAGTAGCCGTGTGCTCATCATCGGGCTGATCCTGCTGACGGCCGGAGCGTTCCTCCTTGCGTTCCTGCCGAACATGATCGGGGTTACAGGTTATGTATTGTCCATCATAGTCCTGACGCCGGGCTATCAGTTCTTTCAGTCGGCAAACAACACGGCCGCTCTGTCAAACGTGCCCAAGGACCGGCGCGGCACGGTTTCAGGCACACTCAACCTGTCGCGCAACCTCGGCCTGATCGCGGGTGCATCCCTGATGGGAACCATTTTCGCTTTCGGCGTCGGGACCGGGGAGTTTAACAGCGCGACCGCTACAGCCATCGCCGCCGGGATGCGACTGACCTTCCTGTCGGCCGGCGGAATGATGCTCGTTGCCATCGTTATTGTCTTTTGGAAACGCAATTCCGCCAAAACTCCGGCCTGA
- a CDS encoding sodium/glutamate symporter, translating to MEVGAFLSFNLAIVLLIGGKLLTMKIAVLRKYSIPDPVAGGFVCAAVVGAIFLSTGQKVEFALGVRDFLLLIFFGGIGLNADVRTLLRGGRPLAVLLILAAVFIVLQNVAGTSIAALFGHDSKVGLMAGSISLVGGVGTTLAWAPIFVAEHGITNALEIGIAANTLGLIAACVIGGPIATYLISSRQITVSGDANLNIGASYQQFTERLDYFCVLWAILAVNLTVMLGTGIDRLIALTGLTLPTFVSCLFAGILIRNLMPMTIGTAINRLWPRIDEGLTLISDLSLGLFLTMALMGLKIWELQGSLVFLATVLSAQVVLTVLYVIFVVFPAMGGDYEAVVVSAGFSGISLGSTATAVANMTAVTQQHGAAHRAFIIVPLVCGFFIDLVNAFAISAFLR from the coding sequence ATCGAAGTCGGGGCGTTTCTCTCGTTCAATCTGGCAATCGTCCTGCTGATCGGGGGCAAGCTCCTGACGATGAAGATCGCGGTGTTGCGGAAATATTCCATACCGGACCCGGTTGCCGGCGGCTTCGTCTGCGCCGCGGTCGTGGGCGCGATCTTCCTCTCCACCGGCCAGAAGGTGGAATTCGCGCTCGGTGTGCGGGACTTTCTGCTTCTGATCTTCTTCGGCGGCATCGGTCTCAACGCGGATGTCCGCACGCTCCTGCGCGGCGGCCGTCCACTGGCCGTTCTTCTGATTCTCGCGGCAGTCTTCATCGTCCTGCAGAATGTCGCCGGCACCAGCATCGCCGCGCTTTTCGGACACGACAGCAAGGTGGGGCTGATGGCCGGCTCGATTTCGCTCGTAGGCGGTGTCGGCACCACGCTTGCCTGGGCTCCGATCTTCGTTGCCGAACACGGCATCACCAATGCGCTCGAAATCGGCATTGCCGCCAATACGTTGGGGCTCATCGCCGCCTGCGTCATCGGCGGGCCGATCGCCACCTATCTCATTTCCAGCCGTCAGATAACCGTTTCCGGCGATGCCAACCTCAATATCGGTGCGTCCTATCAGCAGTTTACCGAGCGTCTCGATTATTTCTGCGTGCTATGGGCCATTCTTGCGGTCAATCTGACCGTCATGCTCGGCACCGGTATTGACCGGCTGATCGCGCTGACCGGGCTCACCCTGCCCACCTTCGTGAGTTGCCTCTTTGCCGGTATCCTGATCAGGAATCTCATGCCGATGACCATCGGTACAGCCATCAATCGCCTTTGGCCCCGCATCGATGAGGGGCTGACATTGATCTCCGATCTCTCGCTTGGCCTCTTTCTCACCATGGCGCTGATGGGATTGAAAATCTGGGAGTTGCAGGGATCGCTCGTGTTCCTCGCAACGGTACTGAGCGCGCAGGTGGTGCTTACGGTCCTTTATGTGATCTTCGTGGTCTTTCCCGCGATGGGGGGTGATTACGAAGCCGTCGTTGTCTCTGCCGGTTTCAGCGGGATCTCTCTGGGCTCCACGGCGACTGCTGTTGCCAACATGACGGCCGTCACCCAGCAACATGGCGCAGCCCACCGCGCATTCATCATCGTGCCGCTCGTCTGCGGGTTTTTCATCGACCTCGTGAATGCCTTCGCGATCTCCGCCTTTCTTCGATAG
- a CDS encoding LysR family transcriptional regulator — protein sequence MDRIDLFRIFMRVVDCASFTRAADTLGIPRSSVSAAVQELEGRVGASLLHRTTRKVSPTQDGLVFYDRCQRVVSDVEDTENLFKQTAAQPSGRLRIDVPGRIGRLIIAPALPDFLDRYPQIHVDLGVTDRAVDLVEDGIDCVLRVGPLDDSGLIARPIGKLPLINVASPGYLARHGVPNAPDDLAGHSAVNYASPSTGRVEDWEWVEHGGLRTMPLHGRVTVNSAEAYIACCLAGLGLIQIPAYDVREHLDAGELVEVMPYHRAEPMPMTLLYPHRRHLSRRLQVFADWLESLLKRELL from the coding sequence GTGGACCGCATCGACCTGTTTCGCATCTTCATGCGCGTTGTCGATTGCGCGAGTTTCACTCGTGCCGCAGATACACTCGGCATCCCGCGCTCTTCCGTCTCGGCAGCCGTGCAGGAGCTGGAGGGCCGCGTCGGAGCAAGCCTTCTGCATCGCACCACCCGCAAGGTCTCGCCGACGCAGGACGGGCTCGTCTTCTATGACAGGTGCCAGCGGGTGGTGTCCGATGTCGAGGATACGGAGAACCTGTTCAAGCAGACGGCCGCTCAACCGTCGGGCAGGCTTCGGATCGACGTGCCGGGCAGGATAGGGCGGCTGATCATCGCGCCCGCACTGCCGGACTTTCTCGATCGTTATCCGCAGATCCATGTGGATCTCGGCGTCACGGATCGCGCCGTGGACTTGGTCGAGGATGGCATCGACTGCGTGTTGCGGGTAGGGCCGCTCGACGATTCAGGCCTGATCGCTAGGCCGATCGGCAAGCTGCCGCTGATCAACGTCGCAAGTCCGGGCTATCTGGCACGGCACGGTGTTCCGAACGCTCCCGACGATCTCGCCGGCCACTCCGCCGTCAATTACGCTTCTCCTTCCACCGGCAGGGTCGAGGACTGGGAATGGGTCGAGCATGGCGGGTTGCGGACCATGCCCCTGCACGGTCGCGTCACCGTCAACAGCGCCGAGGCCTATATCGCATGCTGCCTCGCCGGCCTCGGTCTCATACAGATCCCTGCTTATGACGTGAGGGAACATCTCGACGCCGGCGAACTCGTGGAGGTCATGCCGTATCATCGCGCGGAACCCATGCCGATGACGCTGCTCTACCCGCATCGCCGGCACCTTTCCCGCAGATTGCAGGTCTTCGCCGACTGGCTGGAGAGCCTCTTAAAACGGGAACTCCTGTAA
- a CDS encoding short chain dehydrogenase has protein sequence MATHSIKGKTVIIAGGAKNLGGLIARDFAANGAKAIAVHYNSPATKADAEATVAAVKAAGAEAAAFQADLTTAGAMEKLFADAVAAFGKPDIAINTVGKVLKKPILDISEAEYDEMSAVNAKTAFFFLKEAGRHLNDNGAIVTLVTSLLGAFTPFYSSYAGTKAPVEHFTRAAAKEFGDRGISVTAIGPGPMDTSFFYGQESADAQAYHKSAAALSKFSKTGLTDIEDIAPYIRFLVTEGWWMTGQTILVNGGYTTK, from the coding sequence ATGGCAACCCACAGCATCAAGGGCAAGACCGTCATCATCGCCGGTGGCGCGAAGAACCTCGGCGGCCTGATCGCGCGCGATTTCGCCGCAAACGGCGCGAAGGCCATCGCCGTTCATTACAACAGCCCGGCGACCAAGGCCGATGCGGAAGCAACTGTCGCGGCGGTAAAGGCGGCCGGTGCCGAGGCAGCAGCCTTTCAGGCCGATCTCACCACGGCGGGTGCAATGGAGAAGCTGTTTGCCGACGCGGTCGCCGCTTTCGGCAAACCGGACATTGCGATCAACACCGTCGGCAAGGTGCTGAAGAAGCCGATCCTCGACATCTCCGAAGCCGAATATGACGAGATGAGCGCCGTGAATGCCAAGACAGCCTTCTTCTTCCTCAAGGAGGCGGGACGCCACCTCAACGACAACGGTGCCATTGTGACGCTCGTCACATCGCTGCTCGGGGCCTTCACGCCCTTCTACTCCAGCTATGCCGGCACCAAGGCGCCGGTCGAGCATTTCACCCGCGCGGCGGCCAAGGAGTTCGGCGACCGCGGCATTTCGGTGACGGCAATCGGCCCCGGCCCGATGGACACGTCGTTCTTCTATGGCCAGGAAAGCGCAGATGCGCAGGCCTACCACAAGAGCGCCGCAGCGCTGTCGAAGTTCTCGAAGACCGGCCTGACCGATATCGAGGACATCGCGCCCTACATCCGCTTCCTTGTCACCGAGGGATGGTGGATGACCGGCCAGACTATTCTAGTCAACGGCGGCTACACCACGAAATGA
- a CDS encoding cobyric acid synthase CobQ gives MSKAVMLQGTGSDVGKTILVAGLCRLAANRGLKVRPFKPQNMSNNAAVSDDGGEIGRAQWLQAMAARVPSSVHMNPVLLKPQSETGSQIIVQGKVFGQAKGRDYQRLKPQLLDAVMESYEHVRLGADLVIVEGAGSPAEINLRAGDIANMGFARRADVPVVLVGDIDRGGVIASIVGTHTILPEEDRQQIAGYIINKFRGDISLFSDGIDAINRFTGWPCFGVIPWLKAAGRLPAEDSVVLERLAQGKTGALKIAVPVLSRIANFDDFDPLAAEPQVELVFVRPGERLPADAGLVILPGSKATIGDLEDFRAQGWESDLAAHVRRGGRVIGICGGYQMLGRVVSDPLGLEGESRSVPGLGLLDIETEMAPEKTVRNSTARSIEYDAPLSGYEIHLGITRGPDCSRPSVAIDGRPDGAVSTDGRISGTYLHGLFSSDAYRARLLESFGIDGGGQNYREGVEIALDAVAAELEQRLSPEWLKTFMG, from the coding sequence ATGAGCAAGGCCGTGATGTTGCAGGGAACCGGCTCCGATGTCGGAAAGACGATACTCGTGGCGGGACTTTGCCGGCTTGCCGCGAACCGCGGTCTGAAGGTGCGGCCGTTCAAGCCGCAGAACATGTCAAACAACGCCGCCGTTTCCGATGACGGCGGGGAGATCGGTCGGGCACAATGGCTGCAGGCGATGGCCGCCCGGGTGCCGTCATCCGTCCACATGAACCCGGTTCTCCTTAAGCCCCAGTCCGAAACCGGCAGCCAGATCATCGTGCAGGGCAAGGTGTTCGGGCAGGCAAAGGGCAGGGATTACCAGCGGCTCAAGCCGCAACTCCTCGACGCCGTGATGGAAAGCTACGAGCATGTGCGGCTTGGCGCAGACCTCGTAATCGTCGAGGGCGCAGGCTCACCCGCGGAAATCAACCTCAGGGCAGGCGACATCGCCAATATGGGGTTTGCCCGGCGTGCGGATGTGCCGGTGGTGCTGGTCGGCGATATCGACCGCGGCGGCGTGATCGCCTCAATAGTCGGCACGCACACGATCCTTCCGGAGGAGGACCGGCAGCAGATTGCCGGCTACATCATCAACAAGTTCAGGGGCGACATATCCCTGTTTTCCGATGGGATAGACGCAATCAACCGGTTCACCGGTTGGCCATGCTTCGGCGTGATCCCATGGCTGAAGGCCGCGGGACGCCTGCCGGCGGAAGATTCCGTCGTTCTGGAGCGACTGGCGCAAGGCAAGACCGGCGCATTGAAGATTGCCGTGCCTGTGCTGTCGCGCATCGCCAACTTCGACGATTTCGATCCGCTTGCAGCCGAGCCTCAGGTGGAACTGGTCTTTGTCAGGCCGGGGGAGCGCCTTCCTGCCGATGCGGGTCTCGTCATCCTGCCCGGTTCGAAGGCGACAATCGGCGACCTTGAGGATTTTCGTGCACAAGGCTGGGAGAGCGATCTTGCGGCGCATGTGCGACGTGGCGGACGTGTGATCGGGATTTGCGGCGGCTACCAGATGCTGGGCCGCGTCGTTTCCGATCCGCTGGGGCTGGAAGGCGAGAGCCGGTCTGTACCGGGGCTCGGCCTGCTCGACATAGAAACGGAGATGGCGCCGGAAAAGACCGTGCGAAACAGCACGGCACGATCGATCGAATACGACGCGCCGCTTTCGGGCTACGAGATCCATCTCGGCATCACCCGCGGGCCGGATTGCTCGCGCCCTTCGGTGGCCATCGACGGACGCCCCGATGGCGCGGTATCGACGGACGGTCGGATCAGCGGAACCTATCTGCACGGATTGTTTTCGAGCGATGCCTATCGCGCCCGCCTGCTTGAAAGTTTCGGCATAGACGGGGGAGGACAGAACTATCGGGAAGGTGTCGAAATAGCTCTCGACGCCGTGGCGGCCGAACTGGAACAGAGGCTCTCGCCGGAGTGGCTGAAGACATTCATGGGGTGA
- a CDS encoding ABC transporter substrate-binding protein, translating to MKKLLASTILAAGLYAAAGSAQAAECGDVSIAEMNWASAGVAAYVDKIILENGYGCNVTVVTGDTMPTFTSMNEKGEPDIAPELWVNAVRTPLDAAIKEGRLLQLAPLLSDGGVEGWWIPKFLSDAHPDIKTVQDALGHPELFPAPEDPSKAAITNCPSGWNCQISTANLYKALGAKEKGFELIDTGSAAGLDGSIANAFEKKTGWLGYYWAPTAILGKYEMVKLSFGVENDKAEWDRCTAVPDCADPKVNAYPTSDVFTVVTKKFAETNTVAVDYLKTRKWDNQTVGKVLAWMDENQGTNEDAAKHFLENYGDMWTTWVSADVAAKVKAGL from the coding sequence ATGAAGAAGCTCCTTGCCTCCACCATCCTCGCTGCCGGCCTTTATGCCGCGGCCGGATCCGCTCAGGCTGCCGAGTGCGGCGATGTTTCCATCGCGGAAATGAACTGGGCATCGGCGGGCGTTGCCGCCTATGTCGACAAGATAATCCTTGAAAACGGCTATGGCTGTAATGTGACCGTCGTCACCGGCGACACCATGCCGACCTTCACCTCGATGAACGAGAAGGGCGAGCCGGATATCGCTCCGGAACTCTGGGTAAACGCCGTACGCACGCCGCTTGATGCGGCAATCAAGGAAGGCCGCCTGCTCCAGCTCGCTCCGCTGCTCAGCGACGGTGGCGTAGAAGGCTGGTGGATTCCGAAGTTCCTTTCCGATGCGCATCCTGACATCAAGACCGTGCAGGACGCGCTGGGCCATCCGGAACTCTTCCCGGCACCGGAAGACCCGTCCAAGGCCGCTATCACGAACTGCCCGTCGGGCTGGAACTGCCAGATCTCGACCGCCAACCTCTACAAGGCGCTCGGCGCCAAGGAAAAGGGCTTCGAGCTGATCGACACGGGCTCCGCTGCAGGTCTCGACGGTTCGATTGCCAACGCCTTCGAAAAGAAGACCGGCTGGCTTGGTTATTACTGGGCTCCGACCGCCATCCTCGGCAAGTACGAGATGGTGAAGCTGTCCTTCGGTGTCGAAAACGACAAGGCCGAGTGGGACAGGTGCACCGCCGTTCCGGATTGCGCCGATCCGAAGGTCAACGCCTATCCCACGTCCGACGTCTTCACGGTCGTGACCAAGAAGTTCGCCGAAACCAACACCGTCGCCGTCGACTATCTGAAGACCCGCAAGTGGGACAACCAGACCGTCGGCAAGGTGCTCGCCTGGATGGACGAAAACCAAGGCACCAACGAGGATGCAGCAAAGCACTTCCTCGAAAACTACGGTGACATGTGGACCACCTGGGTCAGCGCCGATGTCGCTGCCAAGGTCAAGGCCGGTCTCTGA
- a CDS encoding ABC transporter permease translates to MASAICSYLPELLCKFPSIDENLMREFKKTVDIGFKAFVRNYTNFIDVVKQPLQWFLNSLESFFVNTPWFIILVLMVAIVWLASRNIKITIGAALSMMAIGLVGLWQDTMVTLSMVTVCTLISIVIGIPVGILMARSDRIQSIVNPVLDVMQTMPTFVYLIPVVMIFGIGKVPGLIAVVIYAVPPMIRLTNLGIRLVDKEVLEAADAFGSSPGQKLRNVQIPLALPTIMAGINQTIMMSLAMVVVASMIGVGGLGKNVLQAIANQFFTIGFLNGFSLVAIAIIFDRTSQAYGKRLQKHTEVIHG, encoded by the coding sequence ATGGCTTCAGCTATTTGCAGTTACCTCCCGGAACTGCTCTGTAAATTTCCGTCGATAGACGAAAATCTCATGCGCGAATTCAAGAAGACGGTTGATATCGGCTTCAAGGCTTTCGTGCGCAACTACACCAATTTCATCGATGTGGTGAAACAGCCGCTCCAGTGGTTCCTGAACTCGCTGGAGTCCTTTTTCGTCAACACGCCGTGGTTCATCATCCTTGTCCTGATGGTTGCGATCGTCTGGCTCGCCAGCCGAAACATCAAGATCACCATCGGTGCTGCCCTGTCGATGATGGCTATCGGTCTCGTTGGCCTCTGGCAGGACACCATGGTGACGCTGTCGATGGTCACCGTCTGTACGTTGATATCGATCGTGATCGGCATTCCGGTCGGTATCCTGATGGCCCGTTCTGACCGGATACAGAGTATAGTCAATCCGGTGCTCGACGTCATGCAGACCATGCCGACCTTCGTTTACCTGATCCCGGTCGTCATGATCTTCGGCATCGGCAAGGTGCCGGGCCTGATCGCGGTGGTGATCTATGCGGTTCCGCCGATGATTCGCCTGACCAATCTCGGTATCCGGCTGGTGGACAAGGAAGTGCTGGAAGCCGCTGATGCATTCGGCTCCTCCCCCGGACAGAAACTCAGGAACGTGCAGATCCCGCTGGCGCTCCCGACCATCATGGCCGGCATCAACCAGACGATCATGATGTCGCTCGCCATGGTCGTGGTGGCCTCGATGATCGGTGTCGGCGGTCTCGGCAAGAATGTTCTTCAGGCCATCGCCAACCAGTTCTTCACCATCGGTTTCCTGAACGGTTTCTCGCTGGTCGCCATCGCCATCATCTTCGACCGGACGAGCCAGGCCTACGGCAAGCGGCTCCAGAAGCACACGGAGGTCATCCATGGCTAG